In Moorella sp. Hama-1, a single genomic region encodes these proteins:
- a CDS encoding IMPACT family protein has product MKRKEAQPNGLSAKSGVLVKNDDSYLTIAREARAEIKIERSLFIGHAREVDSEGAAREFITQIQAEHRQATHNCFAYRLGVGQQETTYYSDAGEPASTAGRPILGAITSLGLTNVVVVVTRYFGGKKLGVRGLIEAYGLVARRALEEAGGVRRVMTRELELTCSYADLDRVLYTVNSRGGRVVATEYDSKVKLKVAIPLSLWEENEELTIKKLTSYY; this is encoded by the coding sequence ATGAAGAGAAAAGAAGCGCAGCCTAACGGCTTATCTGCTAAAAGTGGCGTTCTTGTAAAAAATGACGATTCTTACCTTACAATAGCCCGGGAAGCCAGAGCCGAAATAAAAATCGAGCGTTCCTTATTTATTGGCCACGCGCGGGAGGTCGACAGCGAAGGGGCAGCCAGGGAGTTCATCACCCAGATCCAGGCCGAGCATCGCCAGGCTACCCATAACTGCTTCGCCTACCGCCTGGGGGTGGGCCAGCAGGAAACGACCTATTATAGTGACGCCGGCGAGCCCGCCAGCACAGCCGGCCGGCCCATCCTGGGGGCCATCACCAGCCTGGGGCTGACCAATGTTGTTGTGGTAGTGACGCGTTATTTCGGCGGTAAAAAGCTGGGGGTCCGGGGGCTCATCGAGGCTTATGGCCTGGTAGCCCGTCGCGCCCTGGAAGAAGCGGGGGGCGTCCGGCGGGTAATGACGCGGGAACTGGAGCTCACCTGCAGCTACGCCGACCTGGACCGGGTACTCTATACCGTCAACAGCCGCGGCGGCAGGGTGGTAGCAACGGAGTACGACAGTAAAGTGAAGTTAAAGGTAGCCATACCCCTCTCGCTGTGGGAGGAAAATGAGGAACTGACGATAAAAAAATTGACTTCCTACTATTAA